A window of Mustelus asterias unplaced genomic scaffold, sMusAst1.hap1.1 HAP1_SCAFFOLD_63, whole genome shotgun sequence genomic DNA:
AAAATGGTGTGACTGAGTGAAGTATTTCACTGAGTAATTGTCAGGATTGTATTCTCATGGATATTCCAGGTCACTTCTCAAAATCATTCAATGGAGGTGGGTGTCATTGATTAGACCAGcacttatttcccatccctaattgcccttgaaaagttgttggtgagctgccttcttgaatcgctgcaatccatgtggtaggtacacccacagtgacgttagggagggaattccaagattttgatccaatgacagtgaaggaaagcgacatatttccaaatcaagatggtgagtggcttggagggggaattCCAAATGGTGGTTTCCCATCTGTCCACTGTCCTTGTCCTTGTAGattgtagtggtcgtgggttttgtTTCATTGCAAGTTTCAGATAGACTTGCAAAAAAATAAAACTTCTTAGGATGTGGACGTTACTGACAAGGCTCAGGTATCTGTCCTGAAttactatcctgcactgacagtgatatGTTACCAATCACCAGTTATCCTTTGTGATGGTGATAGTTGGCCTTTTTCttaaacctctgcagtccatatagtaaaggtgctcccacaatgcaacagtattaggattttaacccagtcacATTGAAGGGATAGTGATATTTGTCCAAGTCAGGGAGTTGTGTAGTTTTCCCATGTCCCAGCTGCTCTGGTACTTCCAGGTGGGAaagattgtgggtttgggagaTTCTGCCAAAATGCTGGTTGAGTTGCTGATGTATAAAGTCTCTCTCCGTCACCCTCCTCCCGACCTCTCCCTCTTCACACAGAAAGGCTGGATTTTTGTTGTGGGCTCTGAAGGGTGAAGGGTTCCTTTCCCTCAGTGCACTGGTAAACCGTTTGAAgctttatgacaatccagcagctttcatatCCTTTTTCCTATTCCTAATCCCACaatttaccagattcattcagctcaatttcacatctTGCCTTTGTGTTATAATGGCTTGTCTCTTATGTTTCCCTCTTTCtgttttcaattcatttttcaggggattagaaggtgaGGAATTACAGACAATTGTAAATCAAGGATCACATCAAGATCAGACAGAGTGCCTCGATTCATCAGGATCTAAATATCATAGGCCAttaaacatggaagaaaaaagcaccattcacagtggggagaaaacaTACacatgtgtgtggacaaggcttcaaacgATCGTCTGGCCTGTCAAGACACAAGCGCAGTCACATCAGGGAGAGACCGtataaatgtggagactgtgggaaaggattcaattcccCAGTTGACCTGGAAAAtcaccgacgcactcacactggagagagaccttttacctgccctgtgtgtgggaagggattcactcagacgGCTGGCCTGTtgattcaccagcgcattcacagcagggagaggcagttcacctgctccgaatgtggaaaaggatttactcagtcatcggccctgctgatacatcggcacattcacacaggggagaggcctttcacctgctccgtgtgtgggaagggattcacagatttctctgccctgcagagacaccagcgagttcacaccgacaGGAAAGAGTTtaaatgcactgagtgtggaaagagttttAAAACTCCACGCACACTGCGGGAGCACCAGTACATTCACACCGGTTCcacaccgttcagctgctcccactgccagAAGGGATTCAGGACATCATTCCACCTTGTGGCAcatgagcgcattcacactggagagaggccattcacctgctctgaatgtgggaaaggatttaaccgaacatccaacctgcagaaacaccaacgagttcacagtgaagagagactgtttaaatgtccagactgcgggaaAGGCTATAAAAGTTCTGAGGAACTGCATCACCATCAACGTGCTCActctgacgagagaccattcatgtgttctcactgcgggactggcttcaggcgatcaggcgacctcactgtacaccagcgaattcacactggggagaggccgttcacctgccctgtgtgtgggaagagattcacttgtttatcttctctcacttcacaccaacttgttcacacaaatgagagaccgttcagatgttctgactgtgagaagagctttaaaagcagaaaactTCTGCTCGCACACCAGCGAAATCACTCTGAGGACaaaccgttcacctgcactgagtgtgggaaaggattcacccgGTCATCcattctgctgagacaccaacaagttcacagtgaggagaagccgttcacttgttcaatgtgtggaaagggattcacccagtcatacaacctggtgagacaccagcgagttcaccagtgatcacaggggtgtgattctgctgttattgctgctgttaattacATCCCAACTA
This region includes:
- the LOC144483345 gene encoding uncharacterized protein LOC144483345, translating into AFIHLLKHQRVHTGERPFSCTDCGKSFRHSGSLTVHQRAHTGERPFTCSECGKGFTDSCQLLRHERVHSGERPFTCSECGKGFIDSSQLLKHQRDHSSMDKTTEEQPTAKLPPADLQITVLTSPKSRSRKRSSDLPSLLHTGQPTNRSVGQKRSKKAPFTVGRKHTHVCGQGFKRSSGLSRHKRSHIRERPYKCGDCGKGFNSPVDLENHRRTHTGERPFTCPVCGKGFTQTAGLLIHQRIHSRERQFTCSECGKGFTQSSALLIHRHIHTGERPFTCSVCGKGFTDFSALQRHQRVHTDRKEFKCTECGKSFKTPRTLREHQYIHTGSTPFSCSHCQKGFRTSFHLVAHERIHTGERPFTCSECGKGFNRTSNLQKHQRVHSEERLFKCPDCGKGYKSSEELHHHQRAHSDERPFMCSHCGTGFRRSGDLTVHQRIHTGERPFTCPVCGKRFTCLSSLTSHQLVHTNERPFRCSDCEKSFKSRKLLLAHQRNHSEDKPFTCTECGKGFTRSSILLRHQQVHSEEKPFTCSMCGKGFTQSYNLVRHQRVHQ